A window of Microcystis aeruginosa FD4 contains these coding sequences:
- the cas2 gene encoding CRISPR-associated endonuclease Cas2, with translation MLVVVIYDIPDDKRRDKLATFLEGYGRRVQKSAFECFLSLDQMRKLYAKVVERVNPQEDDVRFYGISEEAVSRVLVIGGSPPQPPPTVYII, from the coding sequence ATGCTGGTCGTAGTGATTTATGATATTCCTGACGACAAAAGACGGGATAAGCTAGCCACTTTTCTAGAAGGTTACGGTCGCCGAGTGCAAAAGTCGGCCTTTGAATGTTTTCTCTCCCTCGACCAGATGCGGAAACTATACGCTAAAGTAGTAGAAAGGGTCAATCCTCAAGAGGATGATGTACGCTTCTATGGGATTTCCGAAGAAGCAGTCTCTAGGGTGTTGGTAATTGGAGGTTCTCCTCCTCAACCACCCCCAACTGTCTATATCATCTAG
- the cas1 gene encoding CRISPR-associated endonuclease Cas1, which translates to MFKLRQKFFSLDNLDTAWKKVASNKGCAGVDGETLEKFAYRKEQNLKNLQELLKKGDYRPLPLKQLFITTKKGTRRELRIPTVRDRIIQQALLQILHPIVEADFEDCSFAYRPHRSHQMAALTVAKWRDQGYDWVLDGDIVKYFDNILHKRLIEELKESVDLAWLVTLINAWITVPVLTEDGLIIPPKGIPQGAVISPLLANVYLDDFDEIVSDSDLKLIRYADDFVVLSRSRKRILQAQSEVRDILEEMGLELHPDKTEITNFKRGFRFLGQVFTEDLMIPCQPISEKIHCQTQPERDFHLIHTDNFTYPTAMQLALLESLREKQHPIPPPLYVVLGYQVRPVEKVVITSKELAWSPKMASLYLVQQGTNVKKEQGRFILQPPKEESIEIPVREIERILIYGNIQISTSVIETCLNSHIPVIFLSQLGEYKGHLYSAESGDLDSQLLQFEYRDNPDFQLEMAKSLVEGKLRNSKQLLLRLNRKRRLETVAANITAISSHLETIGTVDSLDSLLGHEGNSAANYFSAWGNLLVNPGFVFSERNRQPPKDPVNSLLSFGYTLLFNNVMSLILAEGMNPYLGNLHRSQEKKPELALDLMEEFRSPITDSLVITLINKQVLKPTDFTYPDEEGGVYLTETPRRIFLREFEERMNQEVNHPDVQSPVSYRRAIHLQVQRYKHCLLESVPYQSFLRAH; encoded by the coding sequence ATGTTCAAACTCAGACAAAAATTTTTTTCTCTCGATAACCTTGATACTGCCTGGAAAAAAGTCGCTAGTAACAAGGGATGTGCGGGAGTGGATGGGGAAACCCTCGAAAAATTCGCCTATCGCAAAGAACAAAACTTAAAAAACCTGCAAGAACTACTCAAGAAAGGCGATTATCGACCTTTACCGCTCAAACAACTCTTTATCACTACCAAAAAAGGTACTAGACGGGAATTGCGAATCCCCACGGTGCGGGACAGAATTATTCAGCAAGCATTGTTACAGATTCTGCACCCGATTGTCGAGGCAGATTTTGAGGATTGTAGCTTTGCCTATCGTCCTCACCGCAGCCATCAAATGGCGGCCTTAACCGTGGCCAAATGGCGGGATCAAGGCTACGATTGGGTACTAGATGGGGATATTGTCAAGTATTTCGATAATATTCTTCACAAACGTTTAATAGAAGAATTAAAAGAAAGTGTTGATTTAGCTTGGCTAGTTACTTTAATCAACGCTTGGATTACCGTCCCCGTTCTAACAGAAGATGGCTTAATTATCCCCCCTAAAGGTATTCCCCAGGGAGCAGTAATTTCTCCCCTGTTGGCAAATGTGTATCTGGATGATTTTGATGAAATCGTCAGCGATTCGGACCTGAAACTCATTCGTTATGCTGATGATTTTGTCGTTTTGTCCCGCAGCCGTAAGCGGATTCTGCAAGCACAATCAGAGGTTAGAGACATTCTTGAGGAGATGGGACTGGAATTACATCCAGATAAAACCGAAATCACTAATTTTAAACGAGGATTTCGCTTTTTGGGACAAGTATTCACCGAAGACTTGATGATTCCCTGTCAACCGATTAGCGAGAAAATTCACTGCCAAACCCAACCAGAGAGAGACTTTCACCTTATCCACACCGATAATTTTACTTACCCGACAGCGATGCAGTTAGCTTTACTGGAGAGTTTGCGGGAAAAACAGCATCCGATACCTCCTCCCTTGTATGTAGTTTTGGGTTATCAGGTAAGACCCGTGGAAAAGGTGGTGATTACCTCAAAAGAATTAGCGTGGAGTCCAAAAATGGCCAGTCTTTATCTAGTACAACAGGGGACGAATGTAAAAAAAGAACAGGGACGCTTTATTCTCCAACCCCCCAAAGAAGAAAGTATCGAGATTCCTGTGCGAGAAATCGAGCGAATTCTCATCTATGGCAACATTCAAATTTCGACTTCAGTTATCGAAACCTGTCTTAATTCCCATATCCCCGTTATTTTCCTCAGTCAGTTAGGAGAATACAAGGGACATCTCTATAGTGCCGAAAGTGGCGACCTCGATAGCCAATTGCTACAGTTCGAGTATCGAGATAATCCCGATTTTCAGCTAGAGATGGCCAAAAGTCTGGTGGAGGGTAAATTAAGAAATTCTAAGCAATTACTGCTCAGATTGAACCGTAAACGCCGTTTAGAGACAGTAGCGGCAAATATCACGGCGATTTCTTCCCATCTGGAGACGATTGGGACGGTGGACTCTCTCGATTCTCTGTTAGGTCACGAGGGGAACAGCGCCGCTAATTATTTCTCAGCTTGGGGAAACTTGCTAGTTAACCCTGGATTTGTTTTCAGCGAACGAAATCGCCAACCTCCCAAGGATCCTGTCAACTCCCTGCTGAGTTTCGGTTACACCCTCTTATTCAACAATGTCATGAGTCTAATTTTAGCGGAGGGAATGAATCCCTATCTGGGCAATCTCCATCGTTCCCAAGAGAAAAAACCGGAATTGGCTTTGGATTTGATGGAGGAATTCCGTTCTCCAATTACCGATAGCTTGGTCATAACCCTGATTAATAAACAGGTGTTAAAACCGACGGATTTTACCTATCCAGATGAGGAGGGTGGCGTCTATCTTACGGAAACCCCACGAAGAATTTTTCTGCGGGAGTTTGAAGAACGCATGAACCAAGAGGTCAATCACCCAGATGTACAATCCCCCGTCTCCTACCGTCGCGCAATTCACCTACAAGTTCAACGCTATAAACACTGTCTGTTGGAATCGGTTCCCTACCAATCGTTTTTGAGGGCGCACTGA
- a CDS encoding SAVED domain-containing protein, whose product MLTSLQNVLSNLRQSPNNIIFNPLTNAGLAIAAILALIADQFGQGYYLIFLITLALVIIGIWQESQKYDLYKHQAIPLPIVIKIANPADSNKALQSLFNIIETENKYKDHKNNLDRYLNISETDLIFNYSCDIYDQEMLKAFLQILRYNLEKLKKKTPQNTIIYLAYIGPISVAIMVGTILATEGVKIFQYNNSSDSYYPVVEISDRKLKESIKEYEKFEWTVTKKGQDRVTIAIDVSSHKINLNDESIENYGDLIYLKSKGSGTIERNEDWLQYSREIFATINMTQQNNYQEIKLVYSIPITLGILVGMTVQQYWPILLTQYENSTYRNLINLQELKLYRGQ is encoded by the coding sequence ATGCTGACCTCTCTGCAAAATGTCCTGAGTAATCTTCGTCAATCTCCCAATAATATTATCTTTAATCCCCTCACCAATGCAGGATTAGCCATCGCCGCTATTTTAGCACTAATTGCCGATCAATTTGGCCAGGGATACTATCTAATTTTTCTGATTACTTTGGCTCTAGTTATCATCGGTATCTGGCAAGAATCTCAGAAATACGACCTCTATAAACATCAGGCGATTCCTTTACCGATAGTGATTAAAATTGCTAATCCTGCCGATAGTAATAAAGCTCTGCAATCACTTTTTAATATCATCGAAACAGAAAATAAATACAAGGATCATAAAAATAATCTCGACAGGTATCTCAATATTAGCGAAACAGATTTAATTTTTAACTATTCCTGTGATATTTATGATCAAGAAATGCTGAAAGCTTTTCTGCAAATACTACGCTATAATCTAGAGAAACTTAAGAAAAAAACTCCCCAAAATACTATTATTTATCTTGCCTATATCGGACCGATTAGCGTCGCTATTATGGTCGGTACTATTCTCGCTACCGAAGGAGTAAAAATCTTTCAATATAATAATTCTTCTGATAGTTATTATCCTGTGGTGGAAATTAGCGATCGCAAATTAAAAGAAAGTATTAAAGAATACGAAAAATTTGAGTGGACTGTCACCAAAAAAGGTCAAGATAGAGTAACTATAGCCATCGATGTTTCTTCCCATAAAATAAATCTTAATGATGAGAGTATTGAAAACTACGGCGATTTAATTTATCTGAAAAGTAAAGGCAGTGGTACAATTGAAAGAAATGAAGATTGGCTACAATATTCTAGAGAAATCTTTGCCACTATCAATATGACTCAACAAAACAACTATCAAGAGATTAAGCTAGTTTATTCTATACCTATAACTTTGGGAATACTTGTCGGAATGACCGTTCAACAATACTGGCCAATTCTCCTAACTCAATACGAAAATTCTACCTACAGAAATCTTATTAATCTTCAGGAACTTAAACTTTATCGAGGACAATAA
- a CDS encoding Cas10/Cmr2 second palm domain-containing protein, with protein MTYTVITFAPVQGFIEKSRKLRDLYGGSFLLSYLADSICQAADQYPECSLISPALIEVKRGTPNQILIAGNFPKKEAEQVFNDSWQKVVNKCRVWIEQNLPQYNYTWRREWNLWINHTWEFFWVQEDSIDCAFKSLQQKKYQRDWTGINWQGESSSLSGSDAIVWYGMTDQTHPLYSSISQQNQQITEFYQQLSQKLSEAILDENERLSIPELVKRMITLYDIGKPLNLELPKKFVELNRYEEKFYTGWFQGDGDGMGTYLKNLSISSRKEFSQRMRQWGEELENYLNFGRIIYAGGDDFLGVLFRQKSEPKLTLQDCLYWFDKFHREIWTKHGYSQDITVSVGFVWAASGVPQRDILQHCREAEKSAKNQGKNRLAVRILFNSGNYLEWVCPWQNLKDILDSYCDRSGGKNWTHFYNDIATLENRRAFTDDNHHITNAVFNLYFNQNIPIDITSHQDKNNWVINLSKVANHLT; from the coding sequence ATGACCTATACTGTAATTACCTTTGCTCCTGTGCAAGGATTCATCGAAAAATCCCGTAAACTAAGAGATTTATACGGTGGTTCTTTTTTATTATCATATCTTGCCGATTCTATCTGTCAGGCAGCGGATCAATATCCTGAATGTAGCCTTATTTCTCCCGCTTTAATTGAGGTTAAAAGAGGAACTCCCAACCAAATCTTAATCGCGGGTAATTTTCCCAAAAAAGAGGCCGAACAAGTCTTCAATGACTCATGGCAAAAAGTAGTTAATAAGTGTCGGGTTTGGATTGAACAAAATCTGCCACAATACAATTATACTTGGCGACGAGAATGGAACCTATGGATTAATCATACTTGGGAATTCTTCTGGGTGCAAGAAGACTCGATCGATTGTGCGTTTAAAAGTCTGCAACAGAAAAAATATCAACGGGATTGGACGGGAATTAATTGGCAAGGAGAAAGTTCTAGCTTATCTGGTTCTGATGCCATTGTTTGGTATGGAATGACGGATCAAACCCATCCTTTATATTCTAGTATCTCCCAACAAAATCAGCAAATCACCGAATTTTATCAGCAATTAAGTCAAAAACTTTCTGAGGCTATTCTCGATGAAAACGAACGTCTTAGCATTCCCGAATTAGTCAAACGCATGATTACATTATATGATATTGGCAAGCCTTTAAACCTAGAACTTCCTAAAAAATTTGTAGAACTAAATCGCTACGAGGAAAAATTCTATACAGGATGGTTTCAAGGGGACGGTGACGGGATGGGAACCTACCTAAAAAATCTGTCCATCTCCTCAAGAAAAGAATTTAGTCAAAGAATGCGACAATGGGGAGAAGAACTAGAAAATTATCTTAACTTTGGTCGCATTATTTATGCGGGAGGAGATGACTTTTTAGGAGTTTTGTTTCGACAAAAATCAGAACCAAAATTAACCCTACAAGATTGTCTCTATTGGTTTGATAAATTTCATCGAGAAATCTGGACAAAACATGGTTATTCTCAGGATATAACTGTTAGCGTCGGTTTCGTTTGGGCAGCTTCAGGAGTTCCTCAGCGAGACATATTGCAACATTGCCGCGAAGCCGAAAAATCCGCTAAAAATCAAGGTAAAAATCGTCTAGCTGTGCGAATCCTTTTTAACAGTGGTAACTATTTAGAGTGGGTTTGTCCGTGGCAAAACTTAAAAGATATCCTCGACAGTTATTGCGATCGCAGTGGGGGTAAAAACTGGACACATTTCTATAATGATATAGCAACTTTAGAAAATCGCCGCGCTTTTACCGATGATAATCATCATATTACCAATGCAGTTTTTAACCTTTATTTTAATCAAAATATACCCATCGATATCACCTCTCACCAAGATAAAAATAACTGGGTAATTAACCTCTCCAAAGTTGCCAATCATCTCACCTAA
- a CDS encoding type III-B CRISPR module-associated Cmr3 family protein, with amino-acid sequence MLPYLIIIKPLGFLYGSAGPFLSPENLVGRSGNRFPPTAATVSGLFAHSNPTNVRDLQIAGPFWANSEQPDNFFVPTPFIYLAKKPLANYFQEQESNDNGKIQHTLTWQEKWQEKDGKQIEGKFDRDSWIPINQWYNPQKAYCSPWQYHPHLHPRLLEEQRKVETGELFLENAVQLHPDACLVYLANQPLENGWYRFGGESHLVEIKSLELSSHLQTLFNQDVGQYFALITPAIWGTNRLSTRNPSDWELETLNTERPITYRYRFGGKDKFKRLSRGRYAVPAGTVYRLKNPLPSWHNWQESWFPTEGVSLKRWGCGLALPLENIAK; translated from the coding sequence ATGCTGCCATATCTGATCATAATTAAACCTTTGGGATTTCTCTACGGTAGTGCCGGTCCGTTTCTGTCTCCAGAAAATCTAGTCGGACGTTCAGGAAATCGTTTTCCCCCCACTGCTGCCACAGTTTCGGGACTATTTGCTCACAGTAATCCCACCAATGTTCGCGATTTACAAATTGCCGGCCCTTTTTGGGCAAACAGTGAACAACCAGATAACTTTTTTGTCCCCACTCCCTTTATTTATCTAGCGAAAAAACCCCTAGCAAATTATTTTCAAGAGCAAGAAAGTAACGACAATGGGAAAATTCAACACACCTTAACATGGCAAGAAAAATGGCAAGAGAAAGACGGTAAACAAATTGAGGGAAAATTCGATCGAGATAGTTGGATTCCTATCAACCAATGGTATAATCCTCAAAAAGCCTATTGTTCCCCGTGGCAATATCATCCCCATCTCCATCCGCGTTTGTTAGAGGAGCAAAGAAAGGTAGAAACCGGGGAATTATTCCTCGAAAATGCCGTCCAGTTACATCCAGATGCTTGTCTAGTTTATTTGGCTAATCAACCCCTAGAAAATGGCTGGTATCGCTTTGGTGGTGAATCCCATCTAGTGGAAATTAAATCACTTGAATTAAGCAGCCATCTACAGACTTTATTTAATCAAGATGTCGGTCAATATTTTGCCCTCATTACTCCTGCAATCTGGGGAACAAATCGCCTATCAACTCGCAATCCCAGCGATTGGGAATTAGAAACCCTCAACACCGAAAGACCAATAACCTATCGTTATCGATTCGGAGGAAAAGATAAATTTAAGCGCTTATCTAGGGGACGCTATGCAGTTCCCGCAGGAACAGTTTATCGCTTAAAAAACCCCTTACCATCTTGGCACAATTGGCAAGAATCTTGGTTCCCCACCGAAGGAGTTTCCCTCAAACGTTGGGGCTGCGGATTAGCTTTACCCTTAGAAAATATTGCCAAATAA
- a CDS encoding RAMP superfamily CRISPR-associated protein yields MYHKSYGILETLAPLHVGATAGEETGNLNLIFRDQFTQTAIIPGSSIRGRFRADMNNIDEKRTWYGHEAIPGQEDGGTTEAKVKFEYASLVWLPVFCPGQPIIWVTSPLLLKRYKQITGISAKVPNPYTASPSLQARVVQGVNRNSKVLFFNLGFLEIEQLEELSSWIPSQADLKASQLVVVDDNDISMLHDMALYRQSRVKLLEDQKKVDTEKGAFFNVEALPVGSVLVFPIACKERGWQPFGESVNQKELYFGGLESIGFGRCQVTILNYANQ; encoded by the coding sequence ATGTATCACAAAAGTTATGGCATACTTGAAACCCTAGCACCGCTTCATGTGGGAGCAACCGCAGGAGAAGAAACAGGTAATCTTAACCTCATTTTTCGCGATCAATTTACCCAAACAGCAATTATCCCCGGTAGTTCTATTCGCGGCCGTTTTCGTGCCGATATGAACAATATAGATGAAAAACGTACATGGTACGGACACGAAGCAATCCCAGGACAAGAAGACGGAGGAACCACCGAAGCAAAAGTTAAATTTGAATATGCTTCCCTCGTTTGGTTGCCGGTATTTTGTCCAGGACAGCCGATAATTTGGGTCACTTCTCCCCTATTATTAAAACGCTACAAACAAATCACGGGAATCTCTGCAAAAGTACCCAATCCTTATACTGCTTCCCCTAGCTTACAAGCGCGAGTAGTGCAGGGAGTTAACCGCAATAGCAAAGTTTTATTTTTTAACTTAGGATTTCTCGAAATTGAACAATTAGAGGAGCTTTCTTCGTGGATTCCCTCGCAAGCGGATTTAAAAGCTTCTCAATTAGTCGTCGTTGATGATAACGATATATCCATGCTGCACGATATGGCACTCTACCGACAAAGCCGGGTTAAACTACTAGAAGATCAGAAAAAAGTCGATACAGAAAAGGGAGCTTTTTTCAATGTGGAAGCTTTACCCGTGGGTAGTGTTTTAGTTTTTCCCATTGCTTGCAAAGAAAGAGGATGGCAACCTTTTGGAGAATCGGTAAATCAAAAAGAATTATATTTCGGAGGATTAGAATCCATCGGTTTTGGTCGTTGCCAAGTTACTATTTTAAACTACGCTAATCAATAA
- a CDS encoding RAMP superfamily protein — MVNIPDIGNKIPLMFRAQTQGRSQLQYIDSEKDENHSQKWVKEWIERVDENSPQFGEEVKTKEYQISWRFVTNGGQDEGIIRPVMGAYGIPFYPGSSMKGAFCQACTPEQKQRYHLEKDSDNPSLLRFHGGYPVNDWTENLLDIVHPQQGWQVKTQNTRQKPGGESGFALISLYQPTLKFGISSLIEQPDWEEIWTIWERALESGLGCRVSSGYGLPKDIKPSKEPLYKCFLKGQGMAPKSLDGAREFRPNIFRGAIRGHALRIFGGLTDAKNAEKLVNQLFGGIDGEATQGLLAVDFCVKSLDLGTFAKGYNEPTYTVTGELRWILTQSLPENQQESLKKLICFLTRFAMLLGGFGKSWRRADHSIFYEDYYPNKPLIGCHWQWGDKSSLINDNKVRDLTHVHPFIKDVRTIAKEWMTLQNIPITPNNSANWRESWHPKKVEVWGRIAEDKDDSLAIKWLHKAYQKLDNLSIYKTSVTGIVTKNINQIGRLWHRMYPQNNHQYLELLTIFPDDSDDCAYFLGFLDENNGKESKFQKLWPK; from the coding sequence ATGGTTAATATTCCCGATATTGGTAACAAAATTCCCCTGATGTTTCGCGCACAAACCCAAGGGCGATCGCAATTACAATATATTGATTCTGAAAAAGATGAAAATCATAGCCAAAAATGGGTAAAAGAATGGATAGAAAGGGTCGATGAAAATTCTCCCCAATTTGGTGAGGAAGTAAAGACCAAAGAATATCAAATCTCGTGGCGATTCGTCACTAATGGGGGACAAGATGAAGGAATAATTCGGCCTGTAATGGGTGCTTATGGCATACCATTTTATCCCGGTTCCAGCATGAAAGGAGCCTTTTGTCAAGCTTGCACCCCCGAACAAAAACAACGTTATCACCTCGAAAAAGATAGCGATAACCCTAGTCTTTTGCGCTTCCATGGCGGTTATCCCGTTAATGATTGGACGGAAAATCTTTTAGATATTGTTCACCCGCAACAGGGATGGCAAGTAAAAACCCAAAACACTCGACAAAAACCCGGTGGAGAAAGTGGTTTTGCTTTAATTTCCCTCTATCAACCTACCCTAAAATTTGGCATTTCTAGCTTAATAGAACAACCGGATTGGGAGGAGATTTGGACTATCTGGGAAAGAGCTTTAGAATCTGGTCTAGGATGCCGTGTTAGTAGCGGTTACGGCTTGCCAAAAGACATTAAACCTTCAAAAGAACCTTTATATAAATGTTTTCTGAAAGGGCAAGGAATGGCTCCTAAAAGCCTCGATGGTGCAAGGGAATTTCGACCCAATATTTTTCGAGGAGCAATTCGCGGTCATGCCTTGCGTATTTTTGGCGGTTTAACTGATGCTAAAAATGCCGAAAAGTTAGTTAATCAGCTATTTGGAGGAATTGACGGAGAAGCAACCCAAGGTTTACTAGCGGTCGATTTTTGTGTCAAATCTCTAGACTTAGGAACCTTTGCCAAGGGTTACAACGAACCCACCTACACAGTAACAGGAGAATTACGCTGGATTCTCACCCAATCTCTCCCCGAAAACCAGCAAGAATCCTTAAAAAAATTAATTTGTTTTCTCACTCGTTTTGCCATGTTATTAGGAGGATTTGGTAAATCGTGGCGACGAGCAGATCATAGTATTTTCTATGAGGATTATTATCCTAATAAACCCTTAATTGGCTGTCATTGGCAATGGGGGGATAAAAGTTCTTTAATCAACGATAATAAAGTCAGAGATTTAACTCACGTTCATCCTTTTATCAAAGATGTTCGCACTATTGCTAAAGAATGGATGACCTTACAAAATATCCCCATCACTCCCAATAATAGTGCTAACTGGCGAGAAAGTTGGCATCCTAAAAAAGTCGAGGTTTGGGGAAGAATTGCTGAAGATAAAGATGATTCCCTAGCCATCAAATGGCTTCACAAAGCCTATCAAAAACTGGATAATTTAAGTATCTATAAAACCTCGGTGACAGGAATAGTAACAAAAAATATCAATCAAATTGGTCGTCTTTGGCATCGAATGTATCCCCAAAATAATCATCAATACCTAGAATTGTTAACAATTTTTCCTGATGACTCTGATGATTGTGCTTATTTTCTAGGTTTTCTAGACGAGAATAATGGTAAAGAGAGCAAATTTCAAAAACTTTGGCCGAAATAA
- the pyrC gene encoding dihydroorotase, protein MRRLTITRPDDWHLHLRDGAAMKAVLPHTVRQFARAIIMPNLKPPVRSVADAASYRERILAAVPEGQQFEPLMTLYLTDNTSPEEIMAAKASQFVKAVKYYPAGATTNSDLGVTDLRKCDRVLAAMEQLDMPLLLHGEVTDGDIDVFDREKVFIERHLIPLITRFPKLRVVFEHITTADAVQFVLSANNNVAATITPQHLLFSRNILFTGGIRPHFYCLPILKREDHRLALLQAATSGNPKFFLGTDSAPHSRYSKESSCGCAGCYSALHALELYAEAFESVDAIEQLQGFASFHGPDFYQLPRNTEQITLTKTPWRIPDELPFLESGLVPLRAGEEITWQLGE, encoded by the coding sequence ATGCGAAGACTCACAATAACTCGACCCGACGACTGGCACCTTCATCTCCGCGATGGTGCGGCAATGAAAGCGGTTCTCCCCCATACGGTGCGTCAGTTTGCCCGTGCCATTATCATGCCGAATTTAAAGCCCCCAGTGCGCTCAGTGGCAGATGCTGCCTCCTATCGCGAGCGCATTCTGGCAGCAGTTCCAGAGGGTCAACAGTTCGAGCCATTGATGACCCTCTATCTCACCGATAATACCAGTCCCGAAGAAATTATGGCGGCGAAAGCCTCCCAGTTTGTCAAAGCGGTGAAATACTACCCGGCCGGTGCCACAACTAATTCCGACTTGGGGGTGACAGACCTGCGTAAGTGCGATCGCGTTTTGGCAGCGATGGAGCAGCTGGATATGCCGCTACTACTGCACGGAGAAGTTACCGATGGAGATATTGATGTGTTCGATCGAGAGAAAGTGTTCATTGAGAGGCACTTAATCCCACTGATAACGAGATTTCCCAAACTGCGGGTGGTGTTTGAACACATTACCACTGCCGATGCGGTCCAGTTTGTTCTCTCTGCTAACAACAATGTCGCCGCCACAATTACGCCCCAACATTTATTATTTAGCCGAAACATTCTCTTTACCGGTGGCATTCGTCCTCATTTTTATTGCCTGCCGATTTTGAAACGAGAGGATCATCGTTTGGCACTTTTGCAAGCGGCAACATCGGGCAATCCCAAGTTTTTTCTAGGGACCGATAGCGCACCCCATTCTCGCTACAGCAAAGAAAGTTCCTGTGGCTGCGCGGGTTGTTATTCGGCTCTGCACGCCCTAGAGTTGTACGCAGAAGCTTTTGAGAGTGTCGATGCAATCGAGCAACTGCAAGGGTTCGCCAGCTTTCACGGGCCAGATTTTTATCAACTCCCCCGGAATACGGAACAAATCACCTTAACCAAAACCCCTTGGCGTATTCCCGATGAATTGCCCTTTCTCGAATCCGGACTGGTGCCGTTACGAGCAGGTGAAGAGATAACCTGGCAATTAGGGGAATAA
- a CDS encoding flotillin family protein, which yields MNSQNNSYLIQINPNQYDNNNNNSAGNLLLDSVPIALLIFLGISAIWFVNAFLCICKPNEVVILSGMKRKSKDRQDVGYRVISGGRAIRIPILETVKRMDVTTTPIRIEIKNAYSKGNIPLNIVAIANVKVSSKPEIVGNAIERFLDRDREEIIRVAKETLEGNLRGVVATMTPEQVNEDRLKFAESITSNVSQDLFKLGLEIDTLKIQNVADDVDYLNSLGRERIALVMRDAEIAESNALNEAEQIVAECEEQATVAKTSDQIIILEQENELRKLKAKLEQQAKSEEEITIAAAKEKRAIVEEKLQQVRAELEKLRLQADEVLPAEAQQEAETFRARGQAAIFEENAKAEALVNELFAEVWQNTGSEASAIFLIQQLETILEEAIKIPKRLHLDRVNIVDNGDGKSLATLIKVYPEIVNQFLASVHQTLGIDVVGTLTNKIEK from the coding sequence ATGAATAGTCAAAATAATTCCTATCTCATCCAAATCAATCCCAATCAATACGACAACAATAATAACAACAGTGCTGGCAATTTATTATTGGATAGTGTTCCCATTGCTTTATTGATATTTCTGGGGATTAGTGCGATTTGGTTTGTCAATGCTTTTTTGTGTATTTGTAAACCCAATGAAGTAGTCATCCTGAGTGGGATGAAACGCAAATCAAAAGATAGACAGGATGTGGGTTATCGAGTGATATCGGGGGGTCGGGCGATTCGTATTCCAATTTTAGAAACCGTTAAACGCATGGATGTCACCACAACCCCGATCAGAATTGAGATTAAAAATGCCTATTCTAAGGGAAATATTCCCCTGAATATAGTGGCAATTGCTAACGTGAAAGTTAGTTCTAAACCTGAAATAGTCGGCAATGCGATCGAACGTTTTTTAGATCGAGATCGAGAAGAAATTATTCGCGTAGCTAAAGAAACTTTAGAAGGAAACTTGCGGGGTGTAGTCGCAACAATGACCCCCGAACAAGTGAACGAAGATCGCCTAAAATTTGCCGAAAGTATTACCAGTAACGTCAGTCAAGACCTGTTTAAACTCGGTTTAGAAATTGATACTCTCAAAATTCAAAATGTTGCCGATGACGTGGATTATCTTAACTCCCTCGGACGGGAAAGAATCGCTTTAGTCATGCGTGATGCTGAAATTGCGGAATCAAATGCACTCAATGAAGCTGAACAAATAGTCGCGGAATGTGAGGAACAGGCAACCGTAGCTAAAACCAGCGATCAAATTATCATTTTAGAGCAAGAAAACGAATTGAGAAAGTTAAAGGCAAAACTGGAACAACAGGCCAAATCAGAAGAAGAAATAACTATCGCCGCCGCTAAGGAAAAACGTGCTATAGTTGAGGAAAAATTGCAACAGGTCAGGGCAGAATTAGAAAAATTACGTCTGCAAGCAGATGAAGTTTTACCCGCAGAAGCGCAGCAGGAAGCCGAAACTTTCCGCGCTAGAGGACAAGCGGCAATTTTTGAAGAAAATGCTAAAGCTGAAGCCTTGGTTAACGAATTATTCGCGGAAGTCTGGCAAAACACCGGCAGCGAAGCATCAGCAATTTTCTTGATTCAACAGTTAGAAACTATCCTAGAAGAAGCGATCAAAATCCCTAAACGCCTACACCTCGATCGAGTTAATATCGTTGATAATGGTGATGGTAAATCCCTCGCTACCCTGATTAAAGTCTATCCCGAAATCGTCAATCAATTCCTCGCCAGTGTCCATCAAACCCTCGGTATTGATGTAGTGGGAACTCTCACCAATAAAATTGAAAAATAG